A stretch of the Candidatus Binataceae bacterium genome encodes the following:
- a CDS encoding RNA methyltransferase, producing MPSRNNFTFVLFRPQSAGNIGAAARALKNMGFDDLRLVAPGTMNQREAVAMAVHADDVLAGATTWPDLASALADCSVTVGTTSRRGGYRSTAQPLRAAALELAALSRSNKIAVIFGREDRGLTNRELKLCNRLITIPTAPEYPSLNLAQAVVVVAYELMMATISSAAHSTARE from the coding sequence ATGCCCTCGCGCAACAATTTCACCTTCGTACTCTTCAGGCCGCAATCGGCGGGCAATATCGGCGCCGCCGCGCGCGCGCTCAAGAACATGGGCTTCGACGATCTCCGCCTGGTCGCGCCGGGCACGATGAATCAGCGCGAGGCAGTCGCGATGGCCGTACACGCGGACGACGTTCTCGCCGGAGCGACGACCTGGCCCGATCTCGCCTCCGCGCTCGCTGATTGCTCGGTCACCGTCGGCACCACCAGCCGCCGCGGCGGCTATCGCAGCACCGCGCAACCGCTTCGCGCCGCAGCGCTTGAGCTCGCGGCGCTCAGCCGCTCGAACAAGATCGCGGTAATCTTCGGGCGCGAGGATCGCGGCCTAACCAATCGCGAGCTCAAACTGTGCAATCGCCTGATTACAATTCCTACCGCGCCCGAATATCCGTCGCTCAATCTCGCGCAGGCGGTCGTCGTCGTCGCTTACGAGTTGATGATGGCGACCATCTCATCGGCCGCCCATTCCACCGCGCGCGAAT